One Catalinimonas alkaloidigena DNA window includes the following coding sequences:
- a CDS encoding DUF3365 domain-containing protein — translation MKQSTLVYGLCLLLMMGCHGDRLDTSQVKEEMNAREIIRATPGQITEKARQLGKQTQAQLEAQWRQRLKHALDSLPPEEALAYCRIDDLPVYQQAEARIIRLSPHPLAPRPDSLVTPQALELLEAYVYGAAEGVKLDENIQKTRNDQALLYTKPLMFDEAFCLKCHGQERSEPTTQALRKRFPQADSVAFQASQGDLAGIWSIEFEKRTVVSSIGSN, via the coding sequence ATGAAGCAATCGACTCTGGTTTACGGGCTGTGCCTTCTCCTGATGATGGGGTGCCACGGTGACCGACTCGATACCTCGCAGGTAAAAGAAGAAATGAACGCGCGTGAGATTATACGCGCCACTCCGGGGCAAATTACCGAGAAGGCACGCCAATTAGGCAAGCAGACACAAGCCCAACTGGAAGCCCAATGGCGGCAGCGGTTGAAACACGCTTTGGATAGTCTGCCGCCCGAGGAAGCGCTGGCGTATTGCCGCATTGACGACTTGCCGGTCTACCAACAGGCCGAAGCCCGGATCATACGACTTTCGCCCCATCCGCTGGCACCACGCCCCGATTCGCTCGTGACGCCTCAGGCGCTTGAACTGCTCGAAGCCTACGTGTATGGCGCGGCCGAGGGGGTGAAGCTGGATGAGAACATCCAGAAAACCCGAAACGACCAGGCATTGCTCTACACCAAACCTCTGATGTTCGATGAAGCGTTTTGTTTGAAATGCCACGGGCAGGAGCGAAGCGAGCCGACAACGCAGGCCTTACGCAAACGCTTTCCTCAAGCCGACTCGGTGGCTTTTCAAGCATCGCAGGGCGATCTGGCAGGCATCTGGTCCATCGAGTTTGAAAAACGTACGGTGGTCAGCAGCATCGGAAGCAACTGA
- a CDS encoding OB-fold-containig protein, with protein sequence MKELVDASFSSVNIIPTFLLLFVIGYWLVTLIGMVDLDSIDIDVDVDVDADADVDVDGGSSLMWLNHVLAFFNLGKVPLMVFLTFLALPLWAGSVLANHYVSNTSFAVSLIFLLPVLIASLFIAKFLTWPFVKVFEHMDEEEDTTVIGKICRTLGTIDHQHGGQAVVEGKSSPIKLFVRTPEGKVVPKGETALVIEYQPDKKYYLIDPYKL encoded by the coding sequence ATGAAAGAATTAGTTGACGCCTCCTTTTCGTCGGTCAACATCATCCCGACCTTTCTGCTCCTGTTTGTCATAGGATACTGGCTGGTCACGCTGATTGGAATGGTGGACCTGGATTCGATCGACATTGACGTCGATGTGGACGTGGATGCCGACGCCGATGTAGATGTAGACGGCGGCAGTTCGCTGATGTGGCTGAACCATGTTCTGGCCTTCTTCAACCTGGGGAAAGTGCCGTTGATGGTGTTTCTCACCTTCCTGGCGCTTCCCTTATGGGCTGGTTCGGTTCTGGCGAACCATTACGTAAGCAACACGTCGTTTGCCGTTTCGCTGATCTTTCTGCTGCCTGTGCTGATCGCTAGCCTGTTCATTGCCAAGTTTCTTACCTGGCCTTTTGTCAAGGTGTTCGAGCACATGGACGAGGAAGAAGATACCACCGTCATCGGGAAAATCTGCCGCACGTTGGGAACCATCGATCATCAGCACGGTGGCCAAGCCGTGGTAGAAGGAAAAAGCTCTCCTATCAAACTCTTTGTTCGTACGCCCGAAGGTAAAGTAGTGCCTAAGGGAGAAACGGCGCTGGTCATTGAGTATCAGCCCGATAAAAAGTATTATCTCATTGATCCTTATAAACTCTGA
- a CDS encoding PspA/IM30 family protein, which produces MSIFKRLFKIGEAETNAAIDRLENPIKMTEQGIRDMKAELDKSLHGLAEIKAMAIRAQNDMKDYQTKAEEYEQKAMQLLQRAQQGHMDSAEADRLATEALAKKAQNEAHVKRTTTEKEQFDRHVEQMEGNIKRLKADISKWENELKSLKARVNVSAASQRLNKQLAQIDSSDTASMLERMKEKVAQSEALAESYGQIANESRSLDEEIDRALDATDVQASADLAALKAKMGLGPSNAADAKE; this is translated from the coding sequence ATGAGCATCTTCAAGCGCCTCTTCAAAATAGGAGAAGCCGAAACCAATGCGGCCATCGACCGGCTGGAAAATCCTATCAAGATGACCGAGCAAGGCATCCGTGATATGAAGGCCGAGTTGGACAAAAGCCTGCACGGGCTAGCCGAAATCAAAGCCATGGCCATTCGGGCGCAGAATGATATGAAAGACTATCAGACCAAGGCCGAAGAGTACGAGCAGAAAGCCATGCAGTTGCTGCAACGTGCACAACAGGGCCACATGGATTCGGCAGAAGCCGACCGCCTTGCCACCGAAGCGCTGGCCAAAAAAGCTCAGAACGAAGCGCACGTAAAACGTACCACGACTGAAAAAGAGCAGTTCGACCGCCACGTCGAGCAGATGGAAGGCAACATCAAACGCCTGAAGGCCGACATCAGCAAGTGGGAAAACGAACTAAAAAGTTTGAAAGCCCGCGTCAACGTGAGCGCCGCTTCGCAGCGACTGAACAAGCAACTGGCCCAGATCGACTCGTCCGACACCGCTTCCATGCTGGAGCGGATGAAAGAGAAAGTGGCGCAATCGGAGGCGCTGGCCGAATCGTACGGGCAGATTGCCAACGAAAGCCGCAGCCTCGACGAAGAGATCGACCGGGCGCTTGACGCCACCGACGTGCAAGCCTCGGCCGACTTGGCTGCACTGAAAGCAAAGATGGGCCTGGGGCCGTCCAATGCTGCTGACGCGAAAGAATAA
- a CDS encoding GAF domain-containing protein, with product MKKTRFGLGKKIFLGFSVLISFFALNAVLSIITLNQSEEGLSRSSDVVEPSMEAIDQLENTAIRSKMLITNWVYLQTNEEDKQDLRTLHNVEYPTLQARVKELSQQWEDSTEIAQMDTILQEFDALLATEKRIMSTLVTFEDYEDPVKKMVEGESVIEEVVLPSTASLLQRIDKLQQQKKTELASTKQEIIDSSSLLMTIVLSLGIGITVVGMLIAYITSRSITRPISYISSIVQQMGRGELPEESTKRFSNDEMGDMAEAVNKLSVGLRQTAQFAENIGQGNLKAEFTPLSENDVLGSALLEMRRNLQQVAEDEARRNWTTEGLARFGEILRQNTNNLAELADHIIGNLVKYTKANQGRIFILNEDNPDDPYLELQGCYAWDRKKHLNQRIDIGEGLAGQAWQENSTIYITDVPDNYVTIRSGLGDANPTCILIVPLRVNEEVFGVIEMASFQIFAPHEVEFVEKIGTSIASTISSVRINQRTSHLLEESQMLTEQMRAQEEEMRQNMEELQATQEEMQRAQRAAHDKEELINSTSLLLETDTRFRIQLTNGRAKEFLGHATDKVMSFSLHDLMTDGDQLADLKRKLEAGHYWQGVVSLNKSNGKSEEFLVIAGSIHTSEDQGVRYHFIINRIATVHTNA from the coding sequence ATGAAAAAAACACGATTCGGGCTAGGGAAGAAGATTTTTCTCGGATTTTCCGTACTGATTTCCTTCTTCGCATTAAATGCCGTCCTGAGTATTATCACCCTCAATCAAAGTGAAGAAGGGCTAAGTCGGAGTTCCGACGTAGTCGAACCTTCGATGGAAGCCATTGACCAGTTGGAAAACACGGCCATCCGATCAAAAATGCTGATTACCAACTGGGTGTATCTGCAAACCAACGAAGAAGACAAGCAAGATTTGCGGACGTTGCATAACGTCGAATACCCCACGTTGCAGGCGCGCGTCAAAGAACTGAGCCAACAGTGGGAAGATTCGACGGAGATCGCTCAGATGGACACCATCTTGCAGGAATTCGATGCGTTGCTGGCAACCGAAAAACGGATCATGTCTACGCTGGTGACCTTCGAAGATTACGAAGATCCGGTAAAGAAAATGGTAGAAGGGGAGAGCGTGATCGAAGAAGTAGTCTTACCCTCGACGGCCTCGCTGTTGCAACGCATCGACAAGCTGCAACAACAAAAAAAGACGGAACTGGCCAGCACCAAGCAGGAAATTATCGACTCGTCGAGCCTGCTCATGACCATCGTCCTTTCGCTGGGTATCGGGATTACAGTGGTCGGCATGCTGATCGCCTACATTACCAGCCGTTCTATTACGCGTCCTATTTCCTACATCAGCAGCATCGTACAACAGATGGGACGCGGGGAGCTACCCGAAGAAAGCACCAAGCGTTTCAGCAACGACGAGATGGGCGACATGGCCGAGGCCGTTAACAAACTGTCCGTTGGCTTGCGTCAAACGGCACAGTTTGCAGAAAACATTGGGCAAGGCAATCTGAAAGCCGAGTTTACGCCCTTGAGCGAAAACGACGTATTGGGATCTGCCCTCTTGGAAATGCGCCGTAACCTGCAGCAGGTCGCCGAAGACGAAGCTCGCCGTAACTGGACAACGGAAGGTTTGGCCCGCTTTGGTGAAATCTTGCGCCAGAATACCAACAACCTGGCCGAACTGGCCGACCACATCATCGGTAACTTGGTTAAATACACCAAGGCCAACCAAGGACGCATTTTCATTCTGAACGAAGACAACCCGGACGATCCGTACCTGGAGTTGCAAGGGTGTTATGCCTGGGATCGGAAAAAGCACCTGAATCAACGTATCGACATTGGCGAAGGGCTGGCAGGCCAAGCCTGGCAGGAAAACAGTACGATTTACATCACGGACGTTCCCGATAACTACGTAACGATTCGTTCCGGCCTGGGTGATGCCAATCCTACCTGTATTCTGATTGTGCCGTTGCGTGTGAACGAAGAAGTGTTTGGCGTCATCGAGATGGCTTCTTTCCAGATCTTCGCTCCGCACGAAGTCGAGTTTGTCGAAAAAATCGGGACAAGCATCGCGTCGACCATTTCGTCCGTGCGCATCAACCAACGTACGTCACATCTGCTGGAAGAGTCGCAGATGCTCACTGAGCAGATGCGTGCGCAGGAAGAAGAAATGCGGCAAAACATGGAAGAGTTGCAAGCCACCCAAGAGGAGATGCAACGTGCCCAACGTGCTGCCCACGACAAAGAAGAACTGATCAACTCAACGAGCCTGTTGCTCGAAACAGATACCAGGTTCCGCATTCAGTTGACTAATGGCCGGGCTAAAGAATTCCTCGGGCATGCCACCGATAAGGTAATGAGCTTTTCGTTACATGATCTGATGACCGATGGCGATCAGTTGGCGGATCTCAAACGAAAACTGGAAGCCGGTCACTACTGGCAAGGTGTAGTCTCACTCAACAAGAGCAACGGCAAGAGCGAAGAGTTTCTGGTCATCGCCGGGAGCATCCACACCAGCGAAGATCAAGGCGTGCGGTACCATTTCATCATCAACCGCATTGCAACGGTGCATACAAACGCATAG
- a CDS encoding DUF4136 domain-containing protein — MKRYTYYIGAFALLLLFSCSPQLTVHSDYDKEAQFDSFSTYAWVDSAGMKQTSDNPTIDNSLNLKRIRQAIEREMNNLGYEMVSSDPDLLVNYQIAVNQKTDTRYMNNYGYWYWPTYQNAYAQDYDEAMIIVDLINATDKQLVWQGWAATDAATLQQDPEGTINEAVTDIFKKYEKVGQPQRVAYN; from the coding sequence ATGAAACGCTATACCTATTATATCGGGGCGTTTGCCCTACTCCTTCTGTTTAGTTGCAGTCCTCAACTGACGGTTCATTCCGACTACGACAAGGAGGCACAGTTCGACTCGTTCAGCACGTACGCCTGGGTCGACTCGGCCGGCATGAAGCAGACGTCGGACAATCCGACCATCGACAATTCGCTGAATTTGAAGCGGATTCGGCAGGCCATTGAGCGGGAGATGAACAACCTGGGATACGAGATGGTGTCGTCTGACCCGGACTTGCTGGTGAATTACCAGATCGCGGTCAACCAGAAGACCGACACGCGCTACATGAACAACTACGGCTATTGGTACTGGCCTACGTACCAAAATGCGTACGCGCAGGATTACGACGAAGCCATGATCATCGTTGATCTGATCAATGCCACAGACAAACAACTGGTCTGGCAGGGGTGGGCCGCTACCGATGCGGCCACGTTGCAGCAAGACCCCGAAGGAACCATCAACGAGGCGGTGACCGACATTTTCAAAAAGTACGAGAAAGTAGGCCAGCCCCAACGAGTTGCTTACAACTAA